A region from the Brachyspira hampsonii genome encodes:
- a CDS encoding TDT family transporter yields the protein MINKINKMPLALTGLALGVGGIFNAWSIFTGIKYFAYIGAVISSILILTIITKIFSSFGAFLNDLEHPVAGSTIPTLDMAVMVISSSVVQFIRPLGIAMWFIAIIVHIIFAFTFIAHRINLKDLEHMLPSWFVPPVGIVVAAVSGANMGFPQVSQVIVYIGTVLYIILFPFIFYRIIFHDPLADDRFPAFAVMGAPANLCLCGYLTAFQTYNTALLNFLLALGLFTTFKVYLSLIRAFRIKFIPLFAAYTFPLAVGAQALLKYANYSKSINGEYFYIWNIISIFELIVASMMIIYVFINMMFFVHNNVIKESK from the coding sequence ATGATAAACAAAATTAATAAAATGCCTTTGGCTCTTACAGGTTTAGCACTTGGTGTAGGCGGTATATTTAATGCTTGGAGTATATTTACAGGTATTAAATATTTTGCTTATATAGGTGCTGTAATTTCATCTATTTTAATACTTACAATCATAACAAAAATATTTTCATCATTCGGAGCTTTTCTTAATGATTTAGAACACCCTGTTGCAGGAAGCACTATTCCTACTCTTGATATGGCTGTTATGGTTATATCATCTTCGGTGGTTCAGTTTATAAGACCGCTTGGTATAGCTATGTGGTTTATTGCAATTATTGTGCATATAATATTTGCTTTTACATTTATAGCACATAGAATTAACTTAAAAGATTTAGAGCATATGCTTCCTAGCTGGTTTGTTCCGCCTGTTGGTATAGTTGTTGCTGCTGTTTCTGGTGCTAATATGGGTTTTCCTCAAGTGTCTCAAGTAATAGTTTATATAGGTACTGTTCTTTATATTATACTATTTCCTTTTATATTTTACAGAATAATTTTTCATGATCCTCTAGCCGATGACAGATTTCCTGCGTTTGCTGTAATGGGGGCTCCTGCTAATCTTTGTTTATGCGGTTATTTGACAGCTTTTCAAACTTACAATACTGCTTTGCTTAATTTTCTTTTGGCTTTAGGATTATTTACCACATTTAAGGTTTATTTATCTCTTATAAGGGCTTTTAGAATTAAGTTTATACCTTTGTTTGCAGCTTATACTTTCCCATTAGCTGTTGGGGCTCAGGCTTTGCTTAAATATGCTAATTATTCAAAAAGTATTAATGGTGAGTATTTTTATATATGGAATATTATTTCTATATTTGAGCTTATAGTTGCAAGTATGATGATTATTTATGTATTTATTAATATGATGTTCTTTGTTCATAATAATGTTATAAAAGAAAGTAAATAA
- the hisD gene encoding histidinol dehydrogenase: MIKVINYKECQSLDDILLRSQFSHDDVNEKVKAILEDVKQNGDNALKKYAKMFDNAEIDNLRVTEKEIEEAYNRVDEKFKETLKLAYNNIEKFHKKQLRNSFITNEEDGIVMGQIINPIEKVGVYIPGGTAVYPSTVLMNVIPAKVAGVNEIILVSPPNKEGKINDNILAAAKIAGVNKVFKTGGAQAIAALSHGTESIPKVYKIVGPGNIYVAMAKRLVYGEVSIDMVAGPSEVLIIADDTANPIHIASDMLAQAEHDKLASSILITTSKDISEKVKEELYKQLEKLSRKDIAMESIENNGRIIITETIDEAVYISNEIAPEHLEISIKEPFSVLSKIKNAGSIFLGDYTPEALGDYLSGANHVIPTSGTAKFASPLSVDDFIKKSYITYYTKDALEKVKDNIINFAEHESLEAHANSIKVRF; encoded by the coding sequence ATGATAAAAGTAATTAATTATAAAGAATGCCAATCATTAGATGATATATTACTTAGAAGTCAATTCAGCCATGATGATGTTAATGAAAAGGTAAAAGCAATACTTGAAGATGTTAAACAAAACGGAGATAATGCATTAAAAAAATATGCAAAGATGTTTGATAATGCTGAAATAGATAATTTAAGAGTAACAGAAAAAGAGATAGAAGAAGCATATAACAGAGTTGATGAAAAGTTTAAAGAAACATTAAAACTAGCTTATAACAATATAGAAAAATTCCATAAAAAACAATTAAGAAACAGCTTTATAACTAATGAAGAAGACGGCATTGTTATGGGTCAGATTATAAACCCTATAGAAAAAGTAGGAGTTTATATTCCCGGAGGTACAGCAGTTTACCCTTCAACAGTGCTTATGAATGTTATACCTGCAAAAGTAGCTGGAGTAAATGAAATAATATTGGTTTCTCCTCCAAACAAAGAAGGCAAAATTAATGATAATATACTTGCAGCAGCAAAAATAGCAGGAGTAAATAAAGTGTTTAAAACAGGAGGGGCTCAGGCAATAGCAGCTTTAAGCCACGGCACAGAATCTATACCAAAAGTATATAAAATAGTAGGTCCAGGAAATATATATGTTGCTATGGCTAAAAGACTTGTATATGGAGAGGTGTCTATTGATATGGTGGCAGGACCTAGCGAAGTATTAATAATAGCAGATGATACAGCCAATCCTATACATATAGCCTCTGATATGCTTGCACAGGCTGAACATGATAAATTAGCTTCAAGTATATTAATAACAACAAGTAAAGATATATCAGAAAAAGTAAAAGAAGAATTATATAAACAATTAGAAAAATTAAGCCGTAAGGATATAGCAATGGAATCTATAGAAAATAACGGCAGAATAATAATAACAGAAACTATAGATGAAGCAGTATATATAAGTAATGAAATAGCCCCAGAGCATTTGGAGATAAGCATAAAAGAGCCATTTTCTGTATTAAGCAAAATAAAAAATGCAGGATCAATATTTTTGGGTGATTATACTCCTGAAGCATTGGGCGATTATTTATCTGGTGCCAATCATGTAATACCTACAAGCGGAACAGCGAAATTTGCTTCTCCTTTATCAGTAGATGACTTTATAAAAAAATCTTATATAACATACTACACTAAAGATGCATTAGAAAAAGTTAAAGACAATATAATTAACTTCGCAGAGCATGAAAGTTTAGAAGCACATGCCAATTCTATAAAAGTAAGGTTTTAA
- the rplL gene encoding 50S ribosomal protein L7/L12, which translates to MALSKEEILQAIEEMKVIELHELVEAIKEKFNVTAAMPVAAVAAAPAGGAAAPAEEEKNEFDIILTGFDAAQKIALIKEVRAVSGLGLKEAKDAVEKGGETIKSGVSKEEAAAIKKQLEAAGGKVEVK; encoded by the coding sequence ATGGCTTTAAGTAAAGAAGAAATATTACAAGCAATAGAAGAAATGAAAGTTATAGAGCTTCATGAATTAGTAGAAGCTATTAAAGAAAAATTTAATGTAACAGCAGCTATGCCAGTTGCAGCAGTAGCAGCAGCTCCAGCAGGCGGTGCAGCAGCTCCAGCTGAAGAAGAAAAAAATGAATTTGATATCATTCTTACAGGTTTTGATGCAGCTCAAAAAATTGCTCTTATTAAAGAAGTTAGAGCAGTTAGCGGCTTAGGCTTAAAAGAAGCTAAAGATGCTGTTGAAAAAGGCGGAGAAACAATTAAATCAGGTGTTTCTAAAGAAGAAGCTGCAGCTATTAAGAAACAATTAGAAGCAGCAGGCGGTAAAGTTGAAGTTAAATAA
- the rpoC gene encoding DNA-directed RNA polymerase subunit beta', whose product MQFSNFDQIKISIASPQVMREWSYGEVKKPETINYRTLRPERDGLFCEKIFGTTKEYECYCGKFKSIRYKGVVCDKCGVEVTHFKVRRERMGHIELAAPVAHIWYYRNTPSRIGLLLNMNIAHLRSVLYFERYVVIDSGDSSYSKGDLLTEDEYNEALDRYGDNIRIGIGAEGIRDMLKDLDMDEEIRKLREEMIKKGEKSDRRLRKRLEIFEDFKASGNDPTWMILDVVPVIPPDLRPMVQLDGGRFATSDLNDLYRRVINRNIRLRRLLVLRAPDIIIRNEKRMLQEAVDALFDNSRRKKVVKGPGNRPLKSLSDMLKGKQGRFRQNLLGKRVDYSGRSVIVAGPRLKMHQCGLPKKMAVELFKPFIMKKLVEINSAHNIKSAKRFVEEGREEVWGVLEDIAKEHPVLLNRAPTLHRLGIQAFEPVLVEGKAIQLHPLVCHAYNADFDGDQMAVHTPLSAEAQIEAWTLMLAPHNILNPANGEPIVNPTQDIVLGISYLTKLRTGSKGEGKIFSSPKDALLAYDNNLVELESRIKVLMKNKDGEEEFIETSVGRLKFNEVIPEDFRYQNRDFNSKDLAKFIHEVYLKHGTAVTVNMLDDIKELGYQSATVFGSTISIADILIPPMKKHEIEEATKQVEFIENQYMNGIITTDEKKQKVMDLWTTVEGKITEAMMDNLRQDQDGFNPVYIMADSGARGSKQQIRQLASMRGLMAKPSGEIIELPIISNFKEGLTVQEYFISTHGARKGLADTALKTSSAGYLTRKLVDVAIGVVVSEHDCGTVKGIAIEAIKNGDEIKKSLKERVVGFFTSEHIYHPITKELICSANTEITEEIGDLIEKAGIEKISIRHPLTCESRMGVCQKCYGRSLSTNNLASIGEAVGVVAAQSIGQPGTQLTMRTFHIGGVATQMVEENEIKVNYPIYIEQFSNYVVQPNGVKITARKGDLIIRRVLEKWEKSSLKDIIAEHNAKVLIGDVIATLKDGTEIKATHNGTFKITDDDKYIMITGDKHTNVIKVGSEYKVDEHVFIEANTVIASFDTYNEPIISEKAGIVRYQDIIPGRTLVEEIDDQTGNKTNIIQEFKDASMQPKILIVGDNDTFETDIPNGAQLMVENNQKVEVGEVIAKTTRIQQKSRDITGGLPRVQELLEAQKPKDTAIIAGIDGEVEIGGSHKGKKVVKIRNEFDETKHLVPHGKMLLVRNGDQVKTGTQLCAGKINPHDILETQGDLALQTYLLEEIQTVYNQQGVGINDKHFALIIRQMLRRLEITDPGDTKYIVGQYVDKYEFEEENRRYEEAGGSPASGKPVLLGLTKAALNTESFISSASFQETTKVLTNAAIKGKVDKLLGLKENVIIGHLIPAGTGVKLYNKLHVYNKQSGDLDKKDNIDNNTKEEEVMQITV is encoded by the coding sequence ATGCAATTTTCAAATTTTGACCAAATAAAAATTAGTATAGCAAGTCCTCAGGTTATGAGAGAATGGAGCTATGGCGAGGTAAAAAAACCGGAAACTATTAACTACAGAACTTTAAGACCTGAGAGAGACGGACTTTTTTGTGAGAAAATATTCGGAACTACTAAAGAATATGAATGTTACTGCGGTAAGTTTAAAAGCATTCGTTATAAAGGTGTAGTTTGCGATAAATGCGGTGTTGAAGTTACTCATTTTAAAGTTAGAAGAGAGAGAATGGGGCATATAGAATTAGCCGCCCCTGTTGCTCATATATGGTATTATAGAAACACTCCTTCAAGAATAGGACTTCTTCTAAATATGAATATAGCCCATTTAAGAAGCGTACTTTATTTTGAAAGGTATGTAGTTATTGATTCAGGCGACAGCAGTTATTCTAAAGGTGATTTATTAACTGAAGATGAATATAACGAAGCTTTGGATAGATACGGTGATAATATAAGAATAGGAATAGGTGCTGAGGGCATAAGAGATATGCTTAAAGACCTTGATATGGACGAAGAGATTAGAAAGCTCAGAGAGGAAATGATTAAAAAAGGCGAGAAGAGCGACAGACGATTAAGAAAGCGTCTTGAAATCTTTGAGGACTTTAAGGCTAGCGGAAATGATCCTACTTGGATGATACTTGATGTAGTTCCTGTAATTCCTCCTGATTTAAGACCTATGGTTCAGCTTGATGGCGGACGCTTTGCTACTTCAGATTTGAATGATCTTTATAGAAGAGTTATAAATAGAAATATCCGTTTAAGAAGATTATTAGTTTTAAGAGCTCCTGATATTATCATAAGAAATGAAAAAAGAATGCTTCAGGAGGCGGTTGATGCTTTATTTGATAACAGCAGAAGAAAGAAAGTAGTTAAGGGTCCGGGAAACAGACCTTTAAAATCTCTTTCTGATATGCTTAAAGGTAAACAAGGTCGTTTCAGACAGAACCTTTTAGGTAAACGCGTTGACTATTCAGGTCGTTCTGTTATTGTTGCTGGTCCTAGACTTAAAATGCATCAATGCGGTCTTCCTAAAAAAATGGCTGTTGAATTATTCAAGCCATTCATAATGAAAAAATTAGTTGAAATTAATTCAGCTCATAATATAAAATCTGCTAAAAGATTTGTAGAGGAGGGCAGAGAAGAAGTTTGGGGAGTATTAGAAGATATTGCCAAAGAACACCCTGTACTTTTAAACAGAGCTCCTACACTTCACAGACTTGGTATTCAGGCTTTTGAACCTGTTCTTGTTGAAGGAAAAGCCATTCAGCTTCACCCATTAGTTTGTCATGCTTACAATGCTGACTTTGACGGCGACCAGATGGCAGTTCATACTCCGCTTTCTGCTGAGGCTCAGATTGAGGCTTGGACTTTGATGCTTGCTCCTCATAATATATTAAACCCTGCTAACGGTGAACCTATTGTTAACCCTACACAGGATATAGTTCTTGGTATAAGCTATCTTACTAAACTCAGAACAGGAAGTAAAGGTGAAGGAAAGATATTCTCATCTCCTAAAGATGCTCTTCTTGCTTATGATAATAATTTGGTTGAGCTTGAATCCAGAATTAAAGTTTTAATGAAAAATAAAGACGGAGAGGAAGAGTTTATTGAAACTTCTGTTGGAAGATTAAAATTCAATGAAGTTATTCCTGAAGATTTTAGATATCAAAACAGAGATTTTAACAGTAAAGATTTAGCTAAATTCATTCATGAAGTATATTTAAAACATGGTACAGCAGTAACGGTTAATATGCTTGATGATATTAAAGAACTTGGCTATCAAAGTGCTACAGTATTTGGTTCTACTATTTCTATTGCTGATATACTTATACCTCCGATGAAAAAACATGAAATAGAAGAGGCTACTAAACAGGTAGAGTTCATTGAAAATCAGTATATGAATGGTATTATCACTACCGATGAGAAAAAACAGAAAGTTATGGACCTTTGGACTACCGTTGAAGGTAAAATAACTGAAGCTATGATGGATAATTTAAGACAAGACCAAGACGGATTCAACCCTGTATATATAATGGCTGATTCCGGAGCTAGAGGTTCTAAACAGCAGATAAGACAGCTTGCTAGTATGCGTGGTCTTATGGCTAAACCTTCAGGTGAGATTATTGAGCTTCCTATTATTTCAAACTTTAAAGAAGGTCTTACTGTACAGGAATACTTTATTTCTACTCACGGTGCTAGAAAAGGTCTTGCCGATACTGCATTAAAAACTTCAAGTGCTGGTTATCTTACTAGAAAATTGGTAGATGTTGCAATAGGGGTTGTTGTTTCAGAGCATGACTGCGGTACTGTCAAAGGTATTGCTATAGAAGCCATAAAAAACGGAGATGAAATTAAAAAATCTCTTAAAGAACGCGTTGTTGGATTCTTTACAAGTGAGCATATTTATCACCCAATCACAAAAGAGCTTATATGTTCTGCTAATACTGAAATTACAGAAGAGATTGGTGATTTAATAGAGAAAGCAGGAATAGAAAAAATCAGCATAAGACATCCTCTTACATGTGAAAGCAGAATGGGTGTTTGTCAGAAATGTTATGGAAGAAGTTTATCTACTAATAATCTTGCTTCTATTGGTGAGGCTGTTGGTGTTGTTGCTGCTCAAAGTATTGGTCAGCCCGGTACTCAGCTTACAATGAGAACTTTCCACATCGGCGGTGTTGCTACTCAGATGGTAGAAGAAAATGAGATTAAAGTTAACTATCCTATATATATAGAACAATTCTCTAACTATGTTGTTCAGCCTAATGGTGTTAAAATCACAGCAAGAAAAGGTGATTTGATTATAAGAAGGGTTTTGGAAAAATGGGAAAAATCTTCATTAAAAGATATTATTGCTGAACATAATGCAAAAGTTCTTATAGGAGATGTTATAGCTACACTTAAAGACGGCACAGAAATTAAAGCTACTCATAATGGTACTTTCAAAATCACTGATGATGATAAATATATAATGATTACAGGTGATAAGCATACTAATGTTATTAAAGTTGGAAGTGAATATAAAGTAGATGAGCATGTATTCATAGAAGCTAATACAGTTATTGCCAGCTTTGATACTTATAACGAACCTATAATTTCTGAAAAAGCCGGTATTGTAAGATATCAGGATATCATACCGGGAAGAACTTTAGTTGAAGAGATAGACGATCAAACAGGTAATAAAACCAATATTATTCAGGAATTCAAAGATGCAAGTATGCAGCCTAAAATCTTGATAGTTGGTGATAATGATACTTTTGAAACTGATATACCTAATGGTGCTCAGCTTATGGTTGAAAATAATCAGAAAGTTGAAGTTGGAGAGGTTATTGCTAAAACTACTCGTATACAGCAGAAAAGTAGAGATATTACAGGAGGTCTTCCAAGAGTACAGGAATTGCTTGAAGCTCAGAAACCTAAAGACACTGCTATTATTGCTGGTATTGACGGGGAGGTTGAAATAGGCGGTTCTCATAAGGGTAAAAAAGTAGTTAAAATCAGAAATGAATTTGATGAAACTAAACACTTGGTTCCTCATGGTAAAATGCTTCTTGTAAGAAATGGAGACCAAGTAAAAACAGGTACTCAATTATGTGCAGGTAAAATAAACCCTCATGATATATTGGAAACTCAAGGTGATTTGGCTTTACAGACTTATTTGCTTGAAGAGATTCAAACTGTATACAATCAGCAGGGTGTAGGTATTAATGATAAGCACTTTGCTCTTATAATAAGACAGATGCTTAGAAGACTTGAAATAACTGATCCGGGCGATACTAAATATATTGTAGGTCAGTATGTAGATAAATATGAATTTGAAGAAGAAAACAGACGCTATGAAGAAGCAGGCGGTTCTCCTGCAAGCGGTAAGCCTGTACTTTTAGGTTTAACTAAAGCTGCTCTTAATACAGAAAGCTTTATATCTTCTGCTTCATTCCAAGAAACTACTAAAGTATTAACTAATGCCGCTATAAAAGGAAAAGTTGATAAACTTCTTGGATTAAAAGAAAATGTTATTATAGGTCATTTAATACCTGCAGGTACTGGCGTTAAACTTTATAATAAACTACATGTATACAACAAGCAAAGCGGTGATTTGGATAAGAAAGATAATATTGATAATAATACCAAAGAAGAAGAAGTTATGCAGATAACTGTATAA
- the rplJ gene encoding 50S ribosomal protein L10: protein MPNKKNIETVSLLKETMGACAGLVFFDYRGVTVAQLTDLRRELAKTSSSMKICKNSLVDIALKELGREVKDEMFINPTAVVFAKEDVPSAAKVISEASKKNDKIKIKGGYMGVDLLDPAQVQVVANIPPREVLLSHLVTALESPISSFANSLQSIISELAYVLDSVEEEKKKSA from the coding sequence ATGCCTAATAAGAAAAACATTGAAACAGTATCATTGCTTAAAGAAACTATGGGAGCATGTGCTGGTTTGGTATTCTTCGATTACAGAGGGGTAACAGTAGCACAGCTTACAGATTTAAGACGCGAATTAGCAAAGACTTCTTCTTCAATGAAAATATGTAAAAACTCTTTGGTTGATATTGCTTTAAAAGAGTTAGGCAGAGAAGTAAAAGATGAGATGTTCATTAATCCTACCGCTGTAGTATTTGCTAAGGAAGATGTTCCTAGTGCAGCTAAAGTGATAAGTGAAGCATCTAAAAAGAATGATAAAATCAAAATCAAAGGCGGCTATATGGGGGTAGATTTACTTGACCCAGCACAAGTACAAGTTGTAGCAAATATTCCGCCAAGAGAAGTTTTACTATCTCATCTTGTTACAGCACTCGAGTCTCCTATATCAAGTTTTGCAAACAGTTTGCAAAGCATTATATCAGAACTTGCTTATGTGCTTGACAGTGTTGAAGAAGAAAAGAAAAAATCAGCTTAA
- the rpoB gene encoding DNA-directed RNA polymerase subunit beta — MANNIQIDNKVYPERGVEFAKKYRMENGRVNFSRTASVIEPPDLLAIQKESYESFLQKDVPENKRKNEGLQEVLTSIFPIVSSNEKMQIEFISYSIGEPKITEKEARRRDKTYSYPFKIKVQLTVRDPERIIEQEIFVGDIPAMTDRGTFIVNGAERVIVSQIHRSPGVVFNRSDRDAMFVAKIIPDRGTWLEFELDTKKDIMYVRIDRKKKLPVTVFLRAIGITTNEEILKLFYEVDNISLEKLSDENSKEALIGRRSYSTVYDTENPDEIILNPGELINPNLAERLLMSGIKEISVLNMEAIKDNVTIINTLDKDTTKNQEEACTKIYNVIRPGEPALIENVVRTCNDLVFDPKSYALGDVGRYKLNKRLNFPESEQDKVLRHKDIIETIRFLIKVFINEEQLDDIDHLGNRRVRSVGELLSIQIKAGFTRMERIAKERMQMQDMEAVTPQSLVSIKLIQAVIKEFFGTNQLSQFMDQNNPLSEITHKRRLNALGQGGLTRDRAGFEVRDVHHTHYGKICPIETPEGPNIGLIVSLATYAKINKHGFLETPYRKVIDGKVTDEIEYLTAHDEEKYHIADANAPLNEDGTFKDNLISTRYRSEFPYSSPDQVQYMDVSPQQIVSLSSSLIPFLEHDDANRALMGSNMQRQSVPLLYPEAPIVGTGVEAKICQPGTGIAVHAKRAGKVIKVVHDEIVIKPTKQNSDDDLDVYELVKYQRTNQDTNYHQRPVVNVGDVVKAGGLLADGPATDHGELALGRNVLAAFMIFEGYNFEDAILLSKRLVQEDVFTSIHIEEFSVEARETKLDKENITRDIPNVSDAAFKNLDERGIVRIGAKVKAGDILVGKVTPKGETEITPEYRLLHSIFGEKARDVKDTSLRVPHGKEGTVIDVRVYSRENGDELKPGVEEVVKVFLAKKRIIQEGDKMAGRHGNKGVVARIMPIEDMPFLEDGTPVDICLNPLGVPSRMNIGQVIEMLLGWSGHKMGLKYACPVFEGPKEEALREAFVASGMNANGKVRLYDGRTGEPFKNEVAVGYMYMLKLNHLVEDKVHARSTGPYSLVTQQPLGGKSQFGGQRLGEMEVWALEAYGAANMLQEFLTVKSDDMTGRARIYESIVKGDVISSPGIPESFNVLVQELRGLGLNITIHDEEGNQLPSTEKELRQKNKKKEPKIWK, encoded by the coding sequence ATGGCCAATAATATTCAGATAGATAATAAAGTATATCCGGAAAGAGGGGTAGAGTTCGCAAAAAAATATAGGATGGAAAACGGACGTGTAAACTTTTCACGAACCGCTTCTGTAATAGAACCTCCCGATCTCCTCGCTATACAAAAAGAATCTTATGAAAGTTTCCTTCAAAAGGATGTACCTGAAAATAAGAGAAAAAATGAGGGATTACAGGAAGTTTTAACTTCTATATTTCCTATAGTATCGTCTAATGAAAAGATGCAGATAGAATTTATTTCTTATTCTATAGGAGAGCCTAAAATCACAGAAAAAGAGGCTAGAAGAAGAGATAAAACTTATTCCTATCCTTTTAAAATAAAAGTACAATTAACTGTAAGAGACCCTGAAAGAATCATAGAACAGGAAATATTTGTGGGTGATATACCTGCTATGACAGACAGAGGTACATTTATTGTTAATGGTGCTGAACGTGTTATCGTTTCTCAGATTCATAGATCTCCAGGGGTAGTTTTCAACCGCAGCGACAGAGATGCTATGTTCGTAGCTAAAATAATTCCAGACAGAGGTACTTGGTTGGAATTTGAGCTTGATACCAAAAAAGATATAATGTATGTTAGAATAGACAGAAAGAAAAAACTTCCTGTTACTGTATTTTTAAGAGCTATTGGTATCACAACTAATGAAGAAATTTTGAAATTATTTTATGAAGTTGATAATATTTCATTAGAAAAACTTTCAGATGAAAATTCTAAAGAGGCTTTAATAGGCAGAAGATCATATTCAACAGTATATGATACAGAAAACCCAGATGAAATAATATTGAATCCTGGTGAGCTTATTAACCCTAACTTGGCTGAAAGACTTTTAATGAGCGGCATTAAAGAAATATCCGTATTAAATATGGAAGCAATAAAAGATAATGTAACCATAATTAATACTTTAGATAAAGATACAACAAAAAATCAAGAGGAAGCATGCACTAAAATTTATAATGTTATAAGACCGGGAGAACCTGCTTTAATAGAAAATGTTGTGAGGACTTGTAATGATTTAGTGTTTGACCCTAAATCCTATGCTTTAGGGGATGTAGGTCGTTATAAATTAAATAAAAGATTAAACTTCCCTGAAAGCGAACAGGATAAAGTTTTAAGACATAAAGATATAATAGAAACTATTCGTTTTTTAATAAAAGTATTCATAAATGAAGAACAGTTAGATGATATTGACCATTTAGGAAACAGACGCGTAAGAAGTGTTGGTGAATTATTATCCATACAAATAAAAGCTGGTTTCACTAGAATGGAGCGTATAGCTAAAGAAAGAATGCAGATGCAGGATATGGAGGCAGTAACTCCTCAGTCTCTTGTAAGCATTAAACTTATACAGGCTGTAATTAAAGAGTTCTTCGGTACAAACCAATTATCTCAGTTTATGGATCAGAATAATCCATTATCAGAGATTACGCATAAAAGAAGATTAAATGCTTTAGGTCAGGGCGGTCTTACAAGAGACAGGGCAGGTTTTGAGGTAAGAGATGTACACCATACTCACTATGGTAAAATATGTCCTATTGAAACTCCTGAAGGTCCAAACATTGGACTTATAGTTTCACTTGCTACTTATGCTAAAATTAATAAGCATGGTTTCTTAGAGACTCCATACAGAAAAGTAATTGACGGAAAAGTAACAGATGAAATAGAATATCTAACAGCTCATGATGAGGAAAAATACCATATTGCTGATGCTAATGCACCTTTAAATGAAGACGGAACTTTCAAAGATAATCTTATATCAACAAGATACAGAAGTGAATTCCCATATTCTTCACCAGATCAGGTTCAGTATATGGATGTTTCGCCTCAGCAGATTGTATCACTTTCAAGTTCTTTGATACCATTCTTAGAGCATGACGATGCTAACAGGGCTTTAATGGGTTCAAACATGCAGCGTCAAAGTGTGCCTTTGCTTTATCCGGAAGCTCCTATAGTAGGAACAGGTGTAGAAGCTAAAATATGTCAGCCTGGTACAGGAATAGCAGTTCATGCAAAAAGAGCTGGAAAAGTAATTAAAGTTGTTCATGATGAAATTGTAATTAAGCCTACAAAACAAAACAGCGATGATGATTTAGATGTTTATGAATTAGTAAAATATCAAAGAACTAACCAAGACACTAATTACCATCAAAGACCTGTTGTAAATGTAGGTGATGTTGTTAAAGCAGGAGGACTTTTAGCTGACGGACCTGCAACAGATCATGGTGAGTTAGCACTTGGAAGAAATGTTCTTGCTGCTTTCATGATTTTTGAAGGGTATAACTTTGAGGATGCTATTCTTTTAAGCAAAAGATTAGTTCAGGAAGATGTGTTTACTTCCATACATATAGAAGAGTTTTCAGTTGAAGCCCGCGAAACAAAATTAGATAAAGAAAATATTACTAGAGATATACCTAATGTATCGGATGCAGCTTTCAAAAATTTAGATGAAAGAGGTATTGTAAGAATAGGTGCTAAAGTAAAAGCAGGCGATATATTAGTAGGTAAAGTAACACCAAAAGGTGAAACAGAAATAACTCCTGAATACAGACTTCTTCATTCAATATTTGGTGAAAAGGCAAGAGATGTAAAAGATACTTCTTTAAGAGTTCCTCATGGTAAAGAGGGTACTGTTATAGATGTAAGAGTATACAGCAGAGAAAACGGCGATGAATTAAAGCCTGGAGTAGAAGAAGTAGTAAAAGTATTTTTAGCTAAAAAGCGTATAATACAGGAAGGCGATAAAATGGCAGGCCGTCACGGTAACAAAGGGGTTGTTGCTAGAATCATGCCTATAGAGGATATGCCGTTCTTAGAAGACGGTACTCCTGTAGATATATGTCTTAACCCATTGGGTGTACCTTCTCGTATGAATATAGGTCAGGTAATTGAGATGTTACTAGGTTGGTCTGGTCATAAAATGGGACTTAAATATGCTTGTCCTGTATTTGAAGGACCTAAAGAGGAGGCTTTAAGAGAAGCATTTGTTGCAAGCGGTATGAATGCTAATGGAAAAGTTAGACTCTATGACGGAAGAACAGGAGAGCCTTTCAAAAATGAAGTTGCTGTAGGATACATGTACATGCTTAAACTTAATCACTTAGTAGAAGATAAAGTACATGCTAGAAGTACAGGACCTTACTCACTTGTTACTCAGCAGCCTTTGGGAGGTAAATCTCAATTCGGAGGTCAGAGATTAGGAGAGATGGAAGTTTGGGCATTGGAGGCTTATGGAGCTGCTAATATGCTTCAAGAGTTCTTAACTGTTAAATCAGATGATATGACAGGACGTGCTAGAATATATGAATCCATTGTTAAAGGTGATGTGATATCCTCTCCGGGTATACCAGAAAGCTTTAATGTATTAGTTCAGGAACTTAGAGGTTTGGGACTTAATATTACTATTCATGATGAAGAAGGCAATCAGCTTCCTTCTACTGAAAAAGAGCTTAGACAGAAAAATAAAAAGAAAGAACCAAAGATTTGGAAATAA